A window from Cryptomeria japonica chromosome 1, Sugi_1.0, whole genome shotgun sequence encodes these proteins:
- the LOC131063796 gene encoding SUPPRESSOR OF GAMMA RESPONSE 1 isoform X2: MARAFIIDGHGFATKVRNTRGQNWRSDASIVCPNCDYTIDNTQVSPDWPGLPAGVKFDPSDQELLRHLAEKVGIGNAKPHPFIKEFILTLEDESGICYTHPENLPGIKQDGSITHVFHKTSKAYTTGHRKCRKITSDASSGGEVRWHKTGKTKPVKENGIQKGCKKIMVLYTTAKGSKACKTNWVMHQYHLGLDEDEKDGEFVVSKVFYQQESKFEKNDQVHQEYPSTSTSKGDPETPNAITPPLQPRNTHACLDFVKKEQTPQAVSPQAAYLDATTHQDYKGKEIEYDRSYLDATLGYYPSCCAGESQFFDSQLIDSQESPLLCYEMFGNQACQGTAQAASSMPDLSECGRIGGNVSELRQKGNSMFPKNRSIGNHEKGSSNANQEPENEYTQNVEARQVDTSVDPVLAKIFFDTPPDGLITFSSSQDTETILNWLKSDDDI; the protein is encoded by the exons GTTTCGCCAGACTGGCCTGGGCTACCTGCAGGTGTGAAATTCGACCCTTCAGATCAAGAGCTTTTGAGACATTTAGCAGAAAAAGTTGGAATTGGTAATGCAAAGCCTCATCCATTTATAAAAGAATTTATTTTGACGCTGGAAGATGAGAGTGGAATTTGTTATACACATCCTGAAAATTTGCCAG GAATTAAACAAGATGGCAGTATAACCCACGTTTTCCATAAAACAAGCAAGGCTTATACAACAGGACATCGGAAGTGTCGAAAAATAACAAGTGATGCTTCTAGTGGAGGAGAAGTACGTTGGCACAAGACAGGCAAAACAAAGCCTGTAAAGGAAAACGGAATACAAAAAGGATGTAAGAAAATCATGGTTCTATATACTACTGCGAAGGGCTCAAAAGCCTGTAAAACAAATTGGGTCATGCATCAGTACCATCTCGGTTTAGATGAAGATGAGAAAGATGGTGAATTTGTTGTATCGAAGGTCTTTTATCAACAAGAATCTAAATTCGAGAAAAATGATCAGGTACATCAAGAGTATCCTTCGACTTCCACCAGTAAGGGGGATCCAGAAACACCGAATGCGATCACTCCTCCCCTGCAACCACGAAACACACATGCTTGCCTGGATTTCGTCAAGAAAGAGCAAACTCCTCAGGCAGTTTCACCTCAG GCTGCATATCTTGATGCAACAACTCATCAAGATTACAAGGGGAAGGAGATAGAGTATGACAGAAGTTACTTGGATGCAACACTGGGTTACTATCCATCATGCTGTGCAGGTGAATCTCAGTTTTTTGACTCTCAGTTAATTGACTCTCAGGAGTCTCCTCTTCTTTGTTACGAGATGTTTGGGAACCAGGCTTGCCAAGGGACTGCTCAAGCTGCGAGCTCCATGCCTGATCTCTCTGAATGTGGTCGAATTGGGGGCAATGTATCTGAACTTCGTCAGAAGGGGAATTCGATGTTTCCTAAAAATCGTTCCATAGGAAACCACGAGAAAGGAAGCAGCAATGCAAATCAGGAACCTGAGAACGAATACACTCAAAATGTCGAAGCAAGACAAGTGGACACATCTGTGGACCCTGTCCTGGCAAAAATCTTCTTCGACACACCACCCGATGGGTTAATTACT TTCTCGAGCTCGCAAGATACCGAAACTATACTTAACTGGTTGAAGTCAGATGATGATATCTAG